The sequence below is a genomic window from Mycobacteroides abscessus ATCC 19977.
GTCGCGAACAGCGTCATGGCAGCCCCGCCCAGCACCGGGGCCGGAATCGACTCCACGATCTTGGCGGTCTTGGGCAGCACACCCAACACCATCATGATCACCCCCGCGGCCGCTACCACCCAACGGCTCTTGACACCGGTCAGGCGCACCAGTCCGACATTCTCCGAGAACGCGGTATAGGGAAAGGAGTTGAAGGTGCCGCCGATCACGGTGGCGATGCCATCGGCGCGCACGGTCGCGGCGATATCGGCCCCGCGCACCCGCTTGCCCACGATCTCGGCCGTGGCGAAGACCGCACCGGTGGACTCCACCGCGGTCACCATCAGCACCACGATTAGCGATACCACGGCGATCACATCGAAGCGCGGCGCGCCGAAGGCAAACGGCGACGTGAATCCGATCCAGTCCGCCTCACCGACACGGCCGAAGTCCGTGTCCCCGGCCAGCCATGCGACAACGGTGCCCGCGACCAGCCCCAGCAGCACCGCGATGGTGCTCCAGAAGCCCCGGAAAAATCTCTGCATCAACACAATCGCCCCGATGGTGCCCAGCGCGTACATGAGCCAGCGCCCGTTACCAGGATCGTGCGCGGCGACCGGGCTATGCGGGTTACGGGTGGCGTCGCCGATACCCACCGGCAGCAGCGATACGCCGATGATGGTGATCACCGAGCCGGTCACGACAGGTGGAAAGAATCGGATGAGCCGGGCGAAGAACGGTGCGATAAGGAAGGTGAACGCTCCCGCCGCGATGACGGCGCCGTACACCGTGAGCAATCCGACTCTGCCGCCACCGTGGTCGTTGGCGATTTTGATCACCGGCGCCAGGGTGGCAAAGGTGACCCCCTGCAGTAGCGGCAGCCGCACCCCGATCTTCCAGAACCCAACCGCCTGCAGGATCGAGGCGACACCACAGGTGAATAGGTCGGCGGTGATCAACATGGTCAGCGCCTCGGCATCCAGATCGATGGCACGTGCGATGAGCAACGGCACCAATACCGCGCCGGCGTAGAACGCGATCACATGCTGGATGCCCAACGTGACAAGTCTGCCTGTCGAAGGCACCTCGTCAACGGGATGAACCTTCTTGCGCTGGGCTCCGGGCGCGGCCGGTCGCGTGGTATCGGCGCTCATCGCGGAACCTCCCTGCCTCGACGCACCCGCGCATACCCACCCGGACGCGCAAGCGACGCTAGATCGAACGTGTTGCGGCCAGGTTGCCGGCTGCCTATATTTTCCCAGCGGCCCCACTCCGCTATGCCTCGGCGACCACATCCAATTGTCCTGCGGCAGCAACTATCACCGACTCCAGGCGATCGTGATGGGTAGCCGCGACGGACAGCAAGGTGTCAATATCCCGGCTTGCCGCCGCTGTGATCATCGCCTCATGATCGGCATGTAGCTGCAATTGATCGGATGCCGACACCGTTCGCATCACCTGAAAAGGTTCGGTCAGATTCCACGTTGCCTCGAACATGTGTAAGAGCCGGTGCATGCCGCAGGGCAGTACCAGGGCGCGATGAAAACGCCGGGAGTGCACATGAAAAGCACGGGCGTCGTCTTCGACGGTTGCCTGTTGCAGCAGCTGATGCTCGGCGAGCGCGCGATCCACGTCCTCCGGCGTAGCACGCGCAGCGGCCTGAGCAAGTGCGGCCCGCTCGAGAACACCACGGGTGAAATAGATCTCACGCAGCTCCGGCAGCGTGAGCTGGGCTACGCGGTACCCTCCGTTGGCCCGATGATCGACAAGTCCTTCCGCCACAAGGGTCTTGAGCGCCTCCCGTACCGGGATGGGGCTGATTTGATAGGTGTCGGCCACCTCACCGATGGGGATCATCGAACCTGGCGGTGCCGCACCGTCGAGGATGGCCCGCCGCAACCCGTCGAGCACGCTGGTCTGGTCGTGACCCGACCTGGTGGCGCGCAGCTCGTTGATCAGCCGCCGGTAGCGGAACGTGCGTGACATTCGCCCTCCATCGCCGTCGGCCAGAACCCGATCTTGTCAGTGGTGACGTCCCGGCGCCATCGCTGGCGACACGGAGTTAACACGAACGTTTCATGGGCACCGGCCGGTGACTACCCATCGCCCCAATCATGCGAGGCCGACGTACCCTGTCGGCCATGCGCATACGCGTGATCAACCCCAACACCACCGAGGCCATGACGAAATCCATCGCCGCCGCGGCGCAATCGGCGGCCTGGGCGCAAACCAGCGTCACCGCCGTCAACCCCTCGATGGGTCCGGCGTCGATAGAGAGTCACTACGACGAGGCCTTGAGCGTGCCCGGCATCCTGGCCGAAATCCGCCGCGCCGAATCCGAAGGGACCGACGGGTACGTGTTGGCTTGCTTCGGTGATCCAGGACTGGACGCGGCCAGGGAGCTGGCCACCGGCCCGGTGCTCGGCATCGCCGAGGCCGCCATGCACACGGCCAGTCACCTCGGCAGGGGTTTCAGCGTGGTCACCACCTTGGAACGCACCGCCGGTCGCGCCTGGGATCTGGCCGAACGCTATGGGATGTCGCGTTTCTGCCGCGGGGTCCACGGTTGCGATATCGCGGTACTGGATTTGGAGCAGAACCCGCGCACCCGGGACATTCTCGTCGAACACTGCCGTCGCGCGGCCCATGACGACGGCAGCGATGTGATCGTGCTGGGCTGTGCCGGAATGGCCCGGTTATGCCGGGACATCTCCGGCGAGATCGGACTACCGGTGATTGACGGGGTGACCGCCGCGGTGAACCTGGTGCAGTCGCTGGTGTCCATGGGCCTGCGCAAGTCCGGCCACGGCGAGTTCGCCGCACCACCAATCAAACCCTATGCGGGACTACTCGATTCGTTTGGTTCGGTGCCCGCCGGATGAACCCGGCGCCAATGTTCGGCGATGTCGATGCGTTTGGTGATCCACACACCGTCGTGAGCTTGCACATGATCGACAAACCGTTCGAGCGCGACCGTCCGCGCCGGCCGGCCCACCAGCCGGCAGTGCAGGCCCACCGACAGCATCTTCGGGCTGCCCGCCTCCCCCTCGGCGTACAGACAGTCGAATGCGTCCCGCAGATGCGTGAAAAACTGTTCTCCACTGGGGAACCCGGCCGGCGAGGAGAATCGCATGTCGTTGGTGTCCAGGGTGTAGGGCACCACCAGATGGTCGGCCACGCCACCGGGGGCAGGTACCCGCACCCAGTACGGCAGATCATCGGCGTACGAATCCGAATCGTAGGAGAAACCCCCGTGCTCAACCACCAGCTGCCGCGTCTGCGGTGAATCGCGCCCGGTGTACCACCCCAACGGAGCCTGGCCGGTCAGGTCACGCAAGATCTGGACGGCCTGCGCCATGTGCTCCCGCTCGATATCGGGTGGCACCAACTGGTAGGACTGCCAGCGCAGCCCGTGACAGGCAATCTCGTGCCCGAGCTCACCGAACGCGGACACCGCCTCCGGGTTGCGCTGCAACGCCGTCGCCACCGCGAAGATGGTCAGGGGCAGACCGCGGCGCTCGAAGACCCTCAAGACCCGCCAGAGACCGGCCCGTGAACCGTACTCGTACAGCGATTCCATGCTCATATGACGGTTGGGGAACGCCTCGACCGGGACCATCTCCGATAGGAACGTCTCCGAGCCCGCCGATCCGTCCAGGACGTTGTTTTCTGCACCCTCTTCGTAGTTGAGCACGAACTGCACCGCAATCCGCGCGTTGCCGGGCCACCGCGGGTGCGGTGGCGTGCGCCCATAGCCCACCATGTCGCGGGGTGTCGCGGGTGGCGCCTCGTCATGAGCCTCGTTATGAGCCATCGTGGGCACGATAGTAGGCGGCCCGCTCTACCGCACCGAATCACGTTCCGGCGGCTCCATTCTGATCCAGGAAAATATTGTTTCCGCGCAACACCACGGCAACACCGGCCGCTTAGTTTCGGGAGTCACCAGCCTTCCCGGCTGGTCGGATACCGGAGGAGATTGTGTGAGCGGCGTACTCACGGCGGATGCCGTCGCCCCGACCGGCGGACACAGTGCCGCCGGAGACAGTGTGATCAAGCCCGGGTACGACCCCGCATTGACCAACGGCGACCTGGCACCGCTGCGGACACAGACCTGGACCAGCTACAACTTCTTTGCGTTCTGGATGTCCGACGTGCACAGCGTCGGCGGCTATGTCTTCGCCGGAAGTCTTTTCGCGCTGGGCATCTCAGCCTCGCAGGTACTGCTGGCCCTGCTGGTCGGCATCGCGGCGGTGTATTGGCTGTGCAACCTGGTGGCGCGTCCTTCTCAGCAGACCGGTGTGCCGTATCCGGTGACCGCCCGCATCGCGTTCGGAGTGCGCGGCGCCAATCTTCCCGCCGTGATCCGCGGTCTCATCGCCGTCGCCTGGTATGGCATCCAAACCTATTTAGCTTCAACAGCATTTGTACTTCTGGCGGTCAAGTTCCAGCCTTCGCTGGGCCGCTATGGCAATGCCGGCGAGTACGGCTTCCTCGGTCTGTCGTTACTGGGATGGGGCGGTTTCCTGCTGATGTGGGTCTTGCAGGCCGCCGTCTTCTGGAATGGCATGGAGGCGATCCGCAAGTTCATCGACTTCTGCGGGCCCGCCGTGTACGCGGTAATGCTGGCACTTGCGCTGTATCTCGTCGTCGCGGCCGGTTGGGAAAACGTGCATTTCGGCCTGGCTTCGGGCCCACCGAAATCCGGGTTCGCCGCGTTGGCAACGATACTGAGTGCGATTGCGTTGGTGGTGTCCTATTTCTCGGGACCGATGCTCAATTTCGGAGATTTCTCCCGATACGGCCGCACCTTCGGCGAAGTCAAGCGCGGCAATTTCCTCGGTCTACCGTTGAACTTCCTGTTCTTCGCGGTGTTGGCGGTGTGCACGGTGTCGGCCGGCGCAACGGTCATCGGACGCGGCGAAGACGGCGCCATCATCACCGACCCGGTGCTGATCGTGGACAAGATCAACAACACCACCGCGGCAGTGCTGGGCGTACTCACCTTCGCGATCGCCACTATCGGGATCAACATCGTGGCCAACTTCGTCTCGCCGGCTTTCGATTTCTCCAATCTCGCCCCGACCCGGATCAGCTGGCGCACCGGCGGGATGATCGCGGCGGTCGGCTCGATCCTCATCACCCCATGGAATCTCTACAACAACCCGAACACGATCCACTACACACTCGATGCGCTCGGCGCCGTAATCGGTCCCCTGTTCGGCATCCTGATCGCCGACTTCTACCTCGTGCGCCGCCGCGCGGTTGTGGTGGACGACCTGTTCACCCTGTCACCGTCGGGGACGTACCAGTACCGCGGTGGCATCAACCCGATAGCCGTGACCGCGACAGTGCTAGGCGCCCTGCTGGCCATAGCGACCGTGATCTGGGGCAGTCCATATCTGGCGACCTTCACGTGGTTCGTGGGCGCGGGTATCGGCTTCGCCGTCTATCTCGTGGGCATGCGCTACACGCCGCGGCACCTGATTTACGGCCGGTAGTCGTGGTCGGCGCCGTCGGCGAGATGCTCACATGGCACCTCGATCACATCAGTACGCGCGGCCAGGTAGGGACCGGCTCCCCGGTCGGCAGCCAGCGCACTCAGCACCGGACCGACGTGCTCCGAACCGAGGTATACCGGGTGCCCCGGCCGCCCCGCAAATGTCGCCCGGACAAGCGCCGAACGGCGGCCCCCACTGGCACGCAGCACCATCCGCACCACCTCCGGCCCGACGGACGGCAGGTCCACCAAGTGGATGAGCACCCCGACCACGTCCGTGCGCGCGTGCACCAGTTCCAGCACCGCCCGTACCGACTCCGACACGCCGTCCCGCCACCGTGCGACCTCGATGCCGTGTGCGGGCGAGGGCATCTCGACAGACACAGCACCCTGGGTCACGTAGACCTCCTCGCAGCCGCCCCGGTCCAGCGCGGTGACGGCCAGCTCGAGCCACCGTCCGTTCGCGGCGAGGATCTTCGGCATGCCGTAGCGATTGCCGGCCCCGGCCGCCAGCACCGCACCGACGACGACACCTGCCGTGGGGTCAGGTTCCATCTCCCTATCGAACCGCACACCCATGTCGTGCGTAATACGGGCTGAATCCGGTGTTCACATCCAATAAACAGGCCGTGGTTACGGTCGCGCCCATGCCGACCGCGATCGAGGTACCCGCCAGCGAGATGGTGCGTCTGGCGAACAAGCCGCCCTGGTATCGCTCGCTATTCGTCCAGCTTCTGGTGGCGATCGTCGCAGGTGTGGTCATCGGCTGGCTGTGGCCGGGCCTGGGCGCCGACCTGCGCCCCTTGGCCGACGGTTTCATCAAGCTGATCAAGATGCTGATCGCCCCGATCATCTTCTGCACGGTGGTGCTCGGCATCGCCCATGTCGGCGACCTCAAGTCCGTCGGCCGCATCGGCGTCAAGGCGCTCATCTACTTCGAGGCGGTAACCACCTTCGCGCTGCTCTTCGGCCTGCTGGTGGGAAATCTCGCCAAGCCGGGAGCGGGCTTTCACATCGACGCCGGGACGCTGGCGACCGGGGCCGACGCCATCGCGAAGAAGACCAACAACGGGGAGCTACCCCACACCGTCGAGTTCCTGCTCGGCATCATCCCCTCATCCATCGTCTCGGCCTTCGCCGAAAACGCCTTGCTTCAGGTGCTGTTCTTCGCGGTGCTGTTCGGCCTGGCGCTGGCCAAGTTCGGCGAATCAGGTCCGCCAGTGGTACTCGAATTCATCGACCACCTCAGCCACATCTTCTTCACCATCATCGGGTGGATCATGCGGCTGGCGCCGGTGGGAGCGCTTGGCGCGATGGCCTACATCGTGGGCCAGTACGGCATCGGCTCGTTGAGCAGCTACGGCAAGCTCATCGCCGCCTGCTATGCCGCCGCGCTGCTGTTCATCGGCGTTCTGGCGGTGATCGCCCGGCTCTTCGCGGGGGTGAACCTCTGGAGGTTCGTCGTCTACATCAAGGACGAATTGTTCCTGGCTCTCGGCACCGCCTCCACCGAGGTGGTATTGCCGCGCATCATGACCAAGCTCAACCACGCGGGGTGCTCCAAGACCACCACCGGGCTGGTCATCCCCACCGGGTACTCCTTCAATCTCGACGGAGCCACCTTGTATCTGTCGATCTGCGTGCTCTTCCTTGCCCAGGCCCTGGGGGTCAACCTGACCCTCGGCGAACAGATCACCGCGGTGCTGGTGCTGATGTTGACCTCGAAAGGCATGGCGGGCGTGCCGGGTTCGTCATTCCTCGCACTCTCGGCGACCGTGGCCGCCATAGGCCACGGCGCCATCCCGGTGGCAGCCGTTGCGCTGCTGCTGGGCGCCGATCGCATCATGGACTCGATGCGCGTCTCGGTGAACCTACTGGGCAATTGCGTGGCGACGCTGGTGGTGGCCCAGTGGGAAGGCCAGCTCGATAAGGACCGCATGTGCAAGGTTCTCGCTGGTCAACAGGTCGTGAACGAGCCCGAGGGGGAATCGGCAGCTGCACACCCCTGAGCACCGCACCCACGAGTCTGCGAACATGGGACCCGTGGCAGCGGCATCCTCATCGAACCCAGTAGATGCCGGCAGCCCCGGCTGGCTGACTCCGATCGCGGAGTTGCTGACGGCCGCCGACGCCGAGCTCGCCACTGCCTATCCGGAGACGCGCGATGAACCGCAACCCATCCACACCGTGTACGTCAGCGCGGCCCTGGCCGACGTCGAGCTACCCGGGCAATGGGGAGCATCCGCACTGGCGCTGACCGCGCGTCACGAACCGTCGCTGGCGGCGCTCGACACCCAGGGCGTCCTGCCCCGCGTCAAGGAACGCCTTGCCGCCGACCCCATCCAGGATCTGCGGCTGGACTTCGAGGACGGCTACGGCTGGCGCGGAGACAGCACCGAGGACGCCGACGCCCGCAAGGCGGGACGCACGTTGCGCGCACTGTCGATAGCGGCGAATCCTCCTGCGATACTGGGCATCCGAATCAAGGGCCTCACCTCATTACACCTGCGGCGCAGCGTGCGCACCCTGGAGCTGGTACTCGACGGCGCATCTGGGGTGCCACGGGGCTTCGTGACGACCATCCCGAAATTCCGCACCGTAACCCAAGTCGAGGCGGCACTGCGACTCTTCGACGAGCTAGAGCGTGTGCACGGATTACCCAGCGGCTCACTGCGATTCGAGCTGCAGATCGAGAGTCCGCAAGCGGTGCTCGGTGCCGACGGCGCCGTCACCTTGGCCAAGGCAATCCATCTGGCCCAGGGGCGCCTGACCGCGTTGCATTACGGCACGTACGACTACAGCGCGGCCTGCGGGATCGCCGCCGAACAGCAGTCCCTGGAGCATCCCGTGGCCGACCACGCCAAGGCGGTGATGCTCGCCGCCGCGGCTCAGACGGGTGTATGGGTGTGCGACGGCTCCACGCAGGTGAACCCCGAGGGCTCACCCGAGCAGCAGGCCGCGGCGCTCACCCGCCACCACCGGCTGGTCACCCGCGCACTCGAGCGCGGCTATTGGCAGGGGTGGGACATGCACCCGGGACATCTGGTGACCCGCTGGCTGGCCACCTACGGATTCCACCGGCGCGCGCTGGCGGTGGCCGGTCCGCGCATCCTCGCCTACCTGCAGCGCCAGGGTGGCGGTGTCGTCGACGAACCGGCGACGGCCCAAGCCCTGGCGACCGGGATCCTGCGTGGCCTGGACTGCGGCGCCTATACCGACAGCGCGCTACCGCCGGGATGCGACCGGGCGGTACTGAATCAACTCGTGCAACGCACCCACAGCTGACGCTGCGACAGGAGGAACCGACCAGCGATGACCGGCAACGCACCCGCGGGGCTGCCCGACTTCACCATGCTTCCCGACTTGGCGCTGCGCCCCCTGGGCGGGGCGGTGATCTGGGCCAACGACGATCTGTTCGCCGAGAAGGAGAACCTGATCAAACCCGGGCCGGCCGACTACCGGCCCGCGACCTTCGGGCACAAGGGACAGGTCTATGACGGATGGGAGACCCGGCGCAGGCGTGACCCGGCCGGCGATCCCGGCCATGACGCCGCCATCGTGCGGCTGGGCGTCCCGGGGGTGATAGCGGGCGTCGTCGTCGACACCGCGTGGTTCAAGGGAAACTACCCGCCCGAGATCTCGGTCGAGGCGACGGAAGTCGAGGGATACCCGCCGGCGGCAGAGATAGCTCGAGATGCCTTATGGCACACCATTGTCCAGCGCACCAAGGTCTATGGCGACAGCCGCAATCCCTTCGACGTCGATTCGCCGCGACGCTGGACTCACGTGCGGTTGACCATGTATCCCGACGGCGGGGTGGCACGACTGCGTGTGCACGGCCATGGGCAGCCGGATCCACGGTTTCTGCAGGCCGGACAGTTTGACCTGGCTGCCATCGAGAACGGCGGCCTGGTCACCGACTGCTCCAACCGGTTTTACAGCTCACCCCAGAATCTGCTGTTCCCTGGTGTCGCACGAGTCATGGGCGACGGATGGGAGACCGCCCGTCGCCGCGACGGCGCCAACGATTGGGTACATGTGCGGCTCGCCGGGGAGGGCTTGATCAGACTCGCCGAAATCGACACCTCCTACTTTGTGGGAAACAGCCCCGGGGCGTCAGCCCTGCAAGGACTAACCGCACAGGGCGATTGGGTACCGCTGCTAGCGCGAACCGCTCTGCAACCGGACACCCGGCACCGCTTCTTGTTGGACGGCCAGCAGCCCGTCACCGACGTGCGGCTAGACATCTACCCCGACGGCGGGCTGGCGCGGCTGCGCTTGTTCGGTGAGCTCACCGCGGCGGGGCGGGCCTCCCTCCAAGGGCATTGACGCCACCTACGCCGTCCCGCACCGAGGTTTCCGACTCCTGCCGTGTAAGGATCTTGTAAACCCGGCGCCCACTCGCTCGACGAAATCCCTTGCTATTCAGGGATTTCAGGAAGTTCACAGCTATTCTGTGAGCCGCGCCATAGGTGCCGATTTCAACTGACAGTTCTACAGTTTCAACTGTCACAAGGACGTGTCGCTCCCGGGTATCAATTCCACTGCTCCTTCAGCCGCAGAGTGATTGGAGTCCGTAGTGCATCCATGCACTGTCCCCACAGTTCGCTTCCATAACGGTGTCGACATCCCCCAGCTGGGCCTCGGTGTCGCCGCCATCCCCGACGCAGAAGCGGAAACCATTGTCCGGCAAGCACTTGATGCCGGGTATCGGCATATCGATACCGCGACCAGATACGGCAACGAGCGCGGCGTCGGCCTCGGCATCTCTCGCTCGGGTGTATGCCGGGAAGAAGTTTTCGTCACCACGAAGCTATGGGTAGACGATTTCCGAGATGCCGCCAGCGCTTTCGCGCGGAGCCTTGAGGCGCTCGGCACCGACTATGTGGATCTATTCCTCATTCATTGGCCCGCACCGGATTACGGACAGTATGTGACGGCGTGGCAGCAGATTGTGCAGCTGTATCTCTCCGGCGACATCCGCGCCATCGGCGTATCCAACTTCGAACCTGAGCACGTGCAAGCCATCGTGGACGCGACCGGCGTGCTGCCGGTGATCAACCAGGTGGAACTACATCCGTACTTCCAGCAGCGAAAGTTGCGGCAGTTCAACTCAGATCGGGAAATCGTCACCGAGGCCTGGAGTCCCCTTGCCCAGGGCATCGGTACCGCCGAGGACTCGCCGCTGGCGGCGCTGGCCGCCAAGCACAACAAGACACCGGCTCAGCTGATCCTGCGTTGGCATATCGAGCTAGGACATGTGGTGATCCCGAAGACATGCTCGCCCCAACGGTTGACGGAGAATCTGCAGATCTTCGATTTCAGTTTGTCCCCGGAAGATCTGGACGTGTTCGCTCAGTTCGACCAGCCCAACGGCAGACTCGGAACACACCCCAACGAAGGATTCTCGGCGCACCATTCGGCGCGCAGTAGATGGCATCGGGACCGGCTGGCCAGACGAGCCGCCTAGTCAGCGGCCCGGGCTTCTTGCGGTCGCGCGGACGTGTTGACCGGTCCGCGCCGGCGCCCCCGCATCACATCAATAGAATCGGTGGCCGTGGCTGAACAAGACAAGACGGAGTCCGTGCCGGCCAAGGGAGAAGTGCCCTCCCTTGATGTGGAAGGCTCCGGAGTTCAACCCCCGGTCTCACCGGGCATACGCCGGGCTTTCTGGTGGTTGGAGCGCTTCGCACCCGGGATCGGATCACGCTGGGCGGTCGAGCTGTGGTGTACACCACCGGTCATCGAGTCCAGCCTGCGCATGCCACCGGGAGTGCCCGCCGGTGAACCCCTGGAGGCCCACTGGAACGGCCACCGGATCGCTGGCGAGTCCTGGGGCGAGGGTCCCACGGTCTACCTCGTACACGGTTGGGGTGGGCAGCGCCCCCACTTGGGGATTTTCATCAAGCCCCTGCTCCAGGCGGGGCATCGGGTCATCGCCTTCGACCTCCCCAGCCACAACGAGTCCGAGCACGGCGCGCTGGCGCCCGGACGCACCACGCTCATCGAGTGCGCCGACGCGGTGGCCGCGATGATCGAGAAGCATGGGCCCGCTCGCGCCGTAGTGGCACATTCCCTGGGTGCCAACGCGACCACCTTCGCCGCGGCCAAGGGCGCACCGGTGGGCCGTGTGGTCTACCTGGCGCCGATGGGCGACTTCCCGCTGTACCTGGATCTGTTCGCCGCACGTCATGGCTTCGGCCCACGGATACGCGCGGGGCTGCAACGGCAGCTGGAGCGGCGCATCGGCATGACCCTGCCCGAAACCGAATTGGTCCGGGTCGCCGCCCAAGCCGGCCATCCACCGCTGCTGCTCATTCATGACCCCGACGACCCCGATACTCCCTACGCGTCGAGCGAACAGCTGGCGCGGTCGTGGCCCGGAGCGCGCTTCATGGCCACGAAGGGACTCGGCCGGCTCGCGCACTACCGAATCTTGCGGCACCGCCCCGCCATCAACGCGGGCCTGGAATTCATCGGTTCCGCTTCGGGTTAGCCGATGCCGGGAGACGAGGCCGGCGCCGCTCCCGCCTTCTGGCCGCGCGAGGAATACCAGCGGTAGTAGTCGTTCTGCACCCTACTGACAATCCCCGGCACCGCGCGATAGGCGTCGCGGTACAGGATGCCCAACGGATTGTTCACTTCGGGGCTCTGCCGCCGAATCGCCCCGACGACCATGTCGACACCCTCATCCAGCGTCAGTGAGGCATACTCGCTCCAGTCCGTCGGGGCGATCATGTCGGTCGAGACCAATGGCAGATGGACATTGGTGACGCGCACGCCGTCGGCCCGGCTCTCGATACCCGCGATGCGCAGCACCGCATCCATGGCCGCCTTCGATCCGACATAGGCGGAGAATTCGGGCAGGTTGCCCAGCACCCCGATCGACGAGCTGTGCACAATATGCCCCGAACCGCGGGCACGCATGCCGGGCAGCAGGCGCAGCACCAGTCCGACGCCGCCGAGGTAGTTGATCGCGACCGTCCGCTCATAGTCATGAAGCCGATACTCGGAATCAGCCACCGAACGCATGATCGATCGGCCCGCATTCAGCACCAGAATGTCCGGCGCCCCAAAGCCTTCGAGCACCGCATCGGCCACCGCGTCCGCCCCCGCGGCCGTGGACAGATCACCGGGCAGAGCGTGGGCAGCGCCACCACGTGCGGTGATACCGCGCACCACCTCGCCGAGCTCATCGGCACGCCGCCCGGTGACGATGACGATGCCTCCCGCCTCGGCTACGCGTTCGGCCAGCCTCCGGCCGATCCCGCTTGACGCGCCGGTGACCAACACGGTACGGCCATGCACGCGCTCGGCGAGCGGCGGCGTCCAGGGGTAGGTGACTCCAATGGGCTTGGTGAAGACGTTGATCATGTGCCTGACGGCCCGC
It includes:
- a CDS encoding solute carrier family 23 protein, coding for MSADTTRPAAPGAQRKKVHPVDEVPSTGRLVTLGIQHVIAFYAGAVLVPLLIARAIDLDAEALTMLITADLFTCGVASILQAVGFWKIGVRLPLLQGVTFATLAPVIKIANDHGGGRVGLLTVYGAVIAAGAFTFLIAPFFARLIRFFPPVVTGSVITIIGVSLLPVGIGDATRNPHSPVAAHDPGNGRWLMYALGTIGAIVLMQRFFRGFWSTIAVLLGLVAGTVVAWLAGDTDFGRVGEADWIGFTSPFAFGAPRFDVIAVVSLIVVLMVTAVESTGAVFATAEIVGKRVRGADIAATVRADGIATVIGGTFNSFPYTAFSENVGLVRLTGVKSRWVVAAAGVIMMVLGVLPKTAKIVESIPAPVLGGAAMTLFATVAVVGIQTLGKVDFNDHRNLIIASTSLAMGMYVQFSQSSGPATVLDHGRGIAVPALPGIDQAVPGLLQIPFSTGITMGAITAIVLNLLFFHTGSRGVAVAGGGAIRLAQVNEMTLEQFRRTFGGLVQDVHWVVDRAYRQRPFADAHDLRSAFQEAMLTGSDEEQLELIGSFPDLGAEDEAGEMVAVDHTILQTLDEAELNNVVSLATAYREHFGFPLVVCARETERYERLLRSGWSRMENSATSERSFALIEIAKIANYRFDDLVADANPITAARFGRFEDFHATR
- a CDS encoding GntR family transcriptional regulator: MSRTFRYRRLINELRATRSGHDQTSVLDGLRRAILDGAAPPGSMIPIGEVADTYQISPIPVREALKTLVAEGLVDHRANGGYRVAQLTLPELREIYFTRGVLERAALAQAAARATPEDVDRALAEHQLLQQATVEDDARAFHVHSRRFHRALVLPCGMHRLLHMFEATWNLTEPFQVMRTVSASDQLQLHADHEAMITAAASRDIDTLLSVAATHHDRLESVIVAAAGQLDVVAEA
- a CDS encoding aspartate/glutamate racemase family protein; this encodes MRIRVINPNTTEAMTKSIAAAAQSAAWAQTSVTAVNPSMGPASIESHYDEALSVPGILAEIRRAESEGTDGYVLACFGDPGLDAARELATGPVLGIAEAAMHTASHLGRGFSVVTTLERTAGRAWDLAERYGMSRFCRGVHGCDIAVLDLEQNPRTRDILVEHCRRAAHDDGSDVIVLGCAGMARLCRDISGEIGLPVIDGVTAAVNLVQSLVSMGLRKSGHGEFAAPPIKPYAGLLDSFGSVPAG
- the puuE gene encoding allantoinase PuuE, with translation MVGYGRTPPHPRWPGNARIAVQFVLNYEEGAENNVLDGSAGSETFLSEMVPVEAFPNRHMSMESLYEYGSRAGLWRVLRVFERRGLPLTIFAVATALQRNPEAVSAFGELGHEIACHGLRWQSYQLVPPDIEREHMAQAVQILRDLTGQAPLGWYTGRDSPQTRQLVVEHGGFSYDSDSYADDLPYWVRVPAPGGVADHLVVPYTLDTNDMRFSSPAGFPSGEQFFTHLRDAFDCLYAEGEAGSPKMLSVGLHCRLVGRPARTVALERFVDHVQAHDGVWITKRIDIAEHWRRVHPAGTEPNESSSPA
- a CDS encoding NCS1 family nucleobase:cation symporter-1, whose translation is MGTIVGGPLYRTESRSGGSILIQENIVSAQHHGNTGRLVSGVTSLPGWSDTGGDCVSGVLTADAVAPTGGHSAAGDSVIKPGYDPALTNGDLAPLRTQTWTSYNFFAFWMSDVHSVGGYVFAGSLFALGISASQVLLALLVGIAAVYWLCNLVARPSQQTGVPYPVTARIAFGVRGANLPAVIRGLIAVAWYGIQTYLASTAFVLLAVKFQPSLGRYGNAGEYGFLGLSLLGWGGFLLMWVLQAAVFWNGMEAIRKFIDFCGPAVYAVMLALALYLVVAAGWENVHFGLASGPPKSGFAALATILSAIALVVSYFSGPMLNFGDFSRYGRTFGEVKRGNFLGLPLNFLFFAVLAVCTVSAGATVIGRGEDGAIITDPVLIVDKINNTTAAVLGVLTFAIATIGINIVANFVSPAFDFSNLAPTRISWRTGGMIAAVGSILITPWNLYNNPNTIHYTLDALGAVIGPLFGILIADFYLVRRRAVVVDDLFTLSPSGTYQYRGGINPIAVTATVLGALLAIATVIWGSPYLATFTWFVGAGIGFAVYLVGMRYTPRHLIYGR
- a CDS encoding nucleotidyltransferase family protein, whose amino-acid sequence is MEPDPTAGVVVGAVLAAGAGNRYGMPKILAANGRWLELAVTALDRGGCEEVYVTQGAVSVEMPSPAHGIEVARWRDGVSESVRAVLELVHARTDVVGVLIHLVDLPSVGPEVVRMVLRASGGRRSALVRATFAGRPGHPVYLGSEHVGPVLSALAADRGAGPYLAARTDVIEVPCEHLADGADHDYRP
- the dctA gene encoding C4-dicarboxylate transporter DctA yields the protein MPTAIEVPASEMVRLANKPPWYRSLFVQLLVAIVAGVVIGWLWPGLGADLRPLADGFIKLIKMLIAPIIFCTVVLGIAHVGDLKSVGRIGVKALIYFEAVTTFALLFGLLVGNLAKPGAGFHIDAGTLATGADAIAKKTNNGELPHTVEFLLGIIPSSIVSAFAENALLQVLFFAVLFGLALAKFGESGPPVVLEFIDHLSHIFFTIIGWIMRLAPVGALGAMAYIVGQYGIGSLSSYGKLIAACYAAALLFIGVLAVIARLFAGVNLWRFVVYIKDELFLALGTASTEVVLPRIMTKLNHAGCSKTTTGLVIPTGYSFNLDGATLYLSICVLFLAQALGVNLTLGEQITAVLVLMLTSKGMAGVPGSSFLALSATVAAIGHGAIPVAAVALLLGADRIMDSMRVSVNLLGNCVATLVVAQWEGQLDKDRMCKVLAGQQVVNEPEGESAAAHP